In Actinoplanes derwentensis, the following proteins share a genomic window:
- a CDS encoding sensor histidine kinase, protein MSQSAETVSEAHEQGRRLRVLFDNLPALSAYWDRDLRNVIANRSYIEWFGHAPEQMVGMHIRDVLGETLYAKNLPYIEGVLAGREQCFKRTIVDTSGAARPTRAYYVPDVVHGRVAGFFVLVTDVAPLLEAERDLAEAQRLAELGSWQLDVLAGTVTWSAEMYQIHGVDPESFPISMDRYLDMVHPGDRDRLTDVFRTAVATGTGYEVDYRLIRPDSQVRDMHGRGLPQTDDNGRVVRLRGTTQDVSTTRRAARELRRINRELSDANQLQADMIGMLGHDVRQPLTNLLAHLTELTDAWDDTDERTRRADLNRATAAAHRLATLVDDILTMARLDAGAIVCQPRTLLLATAVQEVAGQIPEDIAVDIDLDRYVDIDPFHLRQILTNLIGNAVKFGRPPFGVTAATTENETTVSVYDYGEGVPDEFVPHLFERFARATAGIATRRPGTGLGLYLVRRLAETNGGTLTYRHHKPQGACFTLTLRLAPHTGSSR, encoded by the coding sequence GTGTCTCAGTCCGCCGAGACGGTCAGTGAAGCCCACGAACAGGGTCGTCGTCTGCGGGTGCTGTTCGACAACCTGCCGGCGTTGAGTGCCTATTGGGATCGAGACCTGCGTAACGTCATCGCCAATCGGTCCTACATCGAATGGTTCGGACATGCCCCGGAACAGATGGTCGGAATGCATATCCGGGATGTGTTGGGCGAGACCCTGTACGCGAAGAACCTGCCCTACATCGAAGGTGTCCTGGCGGGCCGTGAGCAGTGCTTCAAACGCACGATCGTGGACACCAGCGGTGCGGCCCGGCCCACCCGGGCCTACTACGTACCGGACGTCGTCCACGGACGGGTGGCCGGCTTCTTCGTCCTGGTCACCGACGTCGCTCCGCTGCTGGAGGCCGAGCGGGATCTGGCCGAGGCGCAGCGGCTGGCCGAGCTGGGCAGCTGGCAGCTGGACGTGCTGGCCGGAACGGTGACCTGGTCGGCGGAGATGTACCAGATCCACGGCGTCGATCCCGAGTCCTTCCCGATCAGCATGGACCGCTATCTGGACATGGTGCATCCCGGCGACCGGGACCGGCTGACGGACGTCTTCCGTACCGCCGTCGCCACCGGAACCGGATACGAGGTCGACTACCGCCTGATCCGGCCGGACTCCCAGGTCCGGGACATGCACGGTCGCGGACTCCCGCAAACCGATGACAACGGCAGGGTGGTACGCCTGCGCGGCACCACTCAGGATGTCTCCACTACTCGCCGGGCCGCCCGGGAGCTGCGCCGCATCAATCGGGAACTCAGCGACGCCAACCAGCTGCAGGCCGACATGATCGGCATGCTCGGCCACGACGTACGCCAACCACTGACAAACCTTCTCGCCCATCTCACCGAACTCACCGACGCATGGGACGACACCGATGAGCGCACCAGGAGGGCCGATCTGAACCGCGCCACGGCGGCCGCTCACCGCCTGGCCACCCTCGTCGACGACATCCTGACCATGGCACGGCTCGACGCCGGCGCCATCGTCTGCCAGCCCCGTACCCTTCTGCTGGCCACCGCCGTCCAGGAGGTCGCAGGCCAGATACCTGAGGACATCGCGGTCGACATCGACCTTGATCGGTACGTCGACATCGACCCCTTCCACCTCCGTCAGATCCTCACCAACCTGATCGGCAACGCCGTCAAGTTCGGCCGGCCGCCGTTCGGTGTCACCGCGGCCACCACCGAGAACGAGACCACTGTCAGCGTGTACGACTACGGCGAAGGCGTCCCCGACGAATTCGTTCCCCACCTGTTCGAACGATTCGCCCGCGCCACGGCCGGCATCGCCACCCGCAGACCGGGCACCGGTCTCGGTCTCTACCTGGTCCGCCGGCTGGCAGAGACCAACGGCGGCACCCTCACCTACCGCCACCACAAGCCCCAGGGAGCGTGCTTCACCCTCACCCTCCGGCTCGCTCCCCACACCGGTTCCTCTCGGTAG
- a CDS encoding PilZ domain-containing protein: MVNTSEEPRPWTVPTASASLGGGTARNCRVSRESDGTLRLSLTGFAMVGVDVVLTWTQNGNGFSIVGTVVPPPPGGMPGVYMRVDTAVGAVDRRRFRRVSVQVPVVVILPSGRMFPGLASDLSLGGARVIVDLEVDDLGEETLIHLAEGLAPGQSVTLEVLLPDGSAELHCQVGGSEELGDVRLLFVDMHAEVRDRLDAFQKTQ, encoded by the coding sequence ATGGTCAATACCTCGGAAGAGCCTCGTCCGTGGACCGTTCCCACCGCCAGCGCGTCGCTCGGCGGTGGCACGGCCCGGAACTGCCGGGTTTCGCGGGAGAGCGACGGCACGCTCCGGCTGAGCCTCACCGGCTTCGCCATGGTCGGTGTCGACGTGGTCCTGACCTGGACGCAGAACGGCAACGGCTTCAGTATCGTGGGCACAGTAGTGCCGCCGCCTCCCGGTGGCATGCCCGGCGTGTACATGCGGGTGGACACGGCAGTCGGCGCCGTCGACCGGCGACGCTTCCGGCGCGTCTCGGTGCAGGTGCCGGTCGTGGTGATCCTGCCCTCGGGCCGGATGTTTCCCGGCCTGGCAAGCGACCTGTCGCTGGGCGGGGCGCGAGTCATCGTCGATCTAGAAGTCGACGACCTCGGTGAGGAGACGCTGATCCACCTGGCCGAGGGACTGGCCCCCGGCCAGTCGGTCACCCTGGAAGTGTTACTGCCAGACGGCTCCGCGGAATTGCACTGTCAGGTGGGCGGCAGCGAAGAACTCGGAGACGTCCGCCTGCTGTTCGTGGACATGCACGCCGAGGTCCGCGACCGGCTCGACGCCTTTCAGAAGACCCAGTGA
- a CDS encoding putative bifunctional diguanylate cyclase/phosphodiesterase codes for MQSVTGWGADHALLINDLTRIPVTLLTAVLSLRLLRGTSLSPRRYRAWRWLGAGFVCQFAAHMASLIHTILRQPPDYPNAADYLYAIAIPCSVVGLLLLASAPRSRAERMKMLIDSITVLVGASMAIWYLEIAPIMQIPGADLEMLVFSAAVPVLDLVLIFALVVLVMRRATAATPVRLLAASAALKVLADTSYTITYVQFGIALAPGTWPFLLWAAADLLALLAVHHQARERDEPLPDGHHPKRLVSWLPYGAIVLAYGLLAFVGRHQSLYSLGGMILGAIVLTALVIGRQILAQHDNRRLAVTDPLTKLSNRALLTDRLADMIRQPVSKSRHSALLLIDLDRFKPINDTHGHEAGDAVLVAVGSVLRSVIRSGDTAGRLGGDEFALLLPDLPSRAMAESIAQRLIEALRTPVVFGEVLLSVEASIGVAFRDETVTSPEQLIANADTAMYAIKRSGRGDYRIYHADMDVRSRDNELRHALDRHEFIVHYQPIVSLTGSSDNGVEALVRWNHPDRGLLPPAAFLTAAEDTGALIPIGEWVLRESCGQMVRWQRQNPLTAPSWLSVNLSASQVRHPGLADMFRAVLDDTAFPAARLMVELPENSLLEPDERTAANLQALHALGVRLAVDNFGIGHSAIGYFKSVPLSVIKLDRTLVARIDVDPDSHDVIEALMRLASAFKLHSVASGVENAGQADRLVRMGCGYGQGYHLGRPMTAETITGLLAASAYPSSPAEATIVNG; via the coding sequence GTGCAGAGTGTCACGGGATGGGGCGCCGACCACGCGTTGCTGATCAATGATCTGACCCGAATCCCTGTCACACTGCTGACTGCGGTGCTGAGTCTGCGGCTGCTGCGCGGAACTTCCCTGAGCCCGCGGCGGTATCGCGCCTGGCGATGGCTGGGGGCGGGCTTCGTCTGCCAGTTCGCCGCCCACATGGCATCCCTGATCCATACGATCCTGCGCCAGCCGCCCGACTATCCCAACGCGGCCGACTATCTGTACGCGATCGCGATCCCCTGTTCGGTCGTCGGCCTGCTGTTGCTCGCCAGTGCCCCGCGCAGCCGCGCCGAACGCATGAAGATGCTGATCGACTCGATCACCGTGCTGGTCGGAGCCTCCATGGCGATCTGGTACCTGGAGATCGCGCCGATCATGCAGATACCCGGCGCCGATCTCGAGATGCTGGTGTTCTCCGCCGCCGTCCCGGTTCTCGACCTGGTACTGATCTTCGCGCTGGTCGTTCTGGTCATGCGCCGCGCGACAGCCGCCACCCCGGTGCGGCTGCTGGCGGCATCAGCCGCTCTCAAAGTGCTGGCCGACACCTCCTACACCATCACCTACGTGCAGTTCGGCATCGCCCTCGCCCCGGGGACGTGGCCCTTTCTGTTGTGGGCCGCGGCGGACCTCCTCGCGCTGCTGGCCGTCCACCACCAGGCGCGCGAGCGGGACGAACCGCTCCCCGACGGGCACCACCCCAAGCGCTTGGTCAGCTGGCTCCCGTACGGTGCGATCGTCCTCGCCTACGGTCTGCTCGCCTTCGTCGGGCGTCACCAATCGCTGTATTCCCTCGGCGGGATGATCCTGGGTGCCATCGTCCTCACCGCCCTGGTGATCGGCCGACAGATCCTCGCCCAGCACGACAACCGCCGGCTGGCCGTCACCGACCCGCTCACCAAACTGTCCAACCGCGCGCTCCTCACCGACCGTCTGGCCGATATGATCCGGCAGCCGGTCAGCAAGAGCCGGCACAGCGCGTTGCTGCTCATCGACCTAGACCGCTTCAAGCCGATCAACGACACGCACGGGCACGAGGCCGGGGACGCCGTCCTCGTGGCGGTGGGTTCGGTGCTGCGCTCGGTCATCCGTTCCGGCGATACCGCGGGCCGGTTGGGCGGCGACGAGTTCGCCCTGCTGCTGCCCGATCTGCCCAGCCGGGCCATGGCCGAAAGCATCGCCCAGCGACTGATCGAAGCCCTGCGCACACCGGTTGTCTTCGGCGAGGTGCTGCTCAGCGTCGAAGCGAGCATCGGCGTGGCATTCCGCGATGAAACGGTCACCAGCCCCGAACAGTTGATCGCCAACGCAGACACCGCGATGTACGCGATCAAGCGCTCGGGTCGTGGAGATTACCGGATCTACCACGCGGACATGGATGTCCGGTCCCGCGACAACGAACTGCGGCATGCTCTGGATCGCCATGAGTTCATCGTTCACTACCAGCCGATAGTCTCCTTGACGGGAAGCTCCGACAACGGGGTCGAGGCACTGGTGCGCTGGAACCACCCGGATCGGGGTCTTCTGCCGCCGGCCGCCTTCCTCACGGCGGCCGAGGACACCGGCGCCTTGATCCCGATCGGAGAATGGGTCCTGCGTGAGTCCTGCGGACAGATGGTCCGGTGGCAGCGACAGAATCCGCTGACGGCTCCGTCCTGGCTGAGCGTCAACCTCTCTGCGAGCCAGGTCAGGCACCCCGGGCTGGCCGACATGTTCCGCGCCGTGCTGGACGACACCGCCTTCCCGGCCGCCCGGCTGATGGTGGAGCTACCCGAGAACAGCCTTCTGGAGCCCGACGAGCGAACCGCGGCGAACCTGCAGGCTCTGCACGCTCTCGGTGTCAGACTCGCCGTCGACAACTTCGGAATCGGCCACTCAGCCATCGGCTACTTCAAGTCCGTGCCGCTGAGCGTAATCAAGCTCGACAGAACGCTGGTGGCGCGTATCGATGTCGATCCGGACTCACACGACGTCATCGAAGCCCTCATGAGGCTGGCCTCAGCATTCAAACTGCACTCTGTGGCCTCGGGGGTGGAAAACGCCGGCCAGGCCGATCGTCTGGTCAGGATGGGGTGCGGCTACGGACAGGGCTACCACCTAGGGCGGCCGATGACGGCCGAAACCATTACCGGGCTGCTGGCCGCGAGCGCCTATCCTTCTTCACCGGCAGAGGCGACGATCGTCAACGGGTAA
- a CDS encoding M16 family metallopeptidase: protein MIHQFEVDGVPAIFSPSTGPTRAGLVFRVGFADETLPRAGITHLLEHLALHRIGREYHSNGTTTVEHTSFHMQGSNGDVVAFLTGVCAALTDLPMDRMPVEKDLLRAEAARRRPSVYERMALWRHGAVDYGVSGYPETGLAAITENDLREWAARYFTRDNAVLWVTGPAVPEGLRLALPAGQRRPCPQPSSALPVTPAWFGGTGDAVAWSTVVPHSPAAEVFADLLERSMFRDLRTVGGISYTAATSMQRMGPNTMILGYADAVPDSHQAVLGGMIDVLAAFGAGRIDRGDLALSIRPDIEEDLPEQALNVLAGRPVQSAEQRAAQIAAVTADDIVAVARTAYAAGLLMVPDGTSAQWAGYVTAPLWSEETVSGTAYPARTRRKARLIVAPDGVSLVAGEQPITVRFAACALYRAWPDGARQLIGHDAIAVHIEPELFRNGVKAIAELDARVPAGLRVDEPPRSPEAVPVVRLRDRLPRFERFHLMVALLIAYVITVTGLVLWQEKYYIQLIMHVTFAALAFRNLRNRRAQTQRRST from the coding sequence ATGATCCACCAGTTCGAGGTCGACGGCGTACCGGCGATCTTCTCGCCGTCGACCGGACCGACCCGGGCCGGTCTGGTCTTCCGCGTCGGGTTCGCCGACGAGACGCTGCCCCGGGCCGGCATCACCCACCTGCTCGAGCATCTCGCCCTGCACCGGATCGGGCGGGAGTACCACTCCAACGGCACCACCACCGTCGAGCACACCTCGTTCCACATGCAGGGCTCGAACGGGGACGTGGTCGCGTTCCTCACCGGGGTCTGCGCGGCTCTGACCGACCTGCCGATGGACCGGATGCCGGTGGAGAAGGATCTGCTGCGCGCCGAGGCCGCGCGCCGCCGCCCGTCGGTGTACGAGCGGATGGCGCTGTGGCGGCACGGCGCCGTCGACTACGGCGTCTCCGGGTACCCCGAGACGGGTCTCGCCGCGATCACCGAAAACGATCTCCGGGAGTGGGCAGCACGGTATTTCACCAGGGACAACGCGGTTCTCTGGGTGACCGGCCCGGCCGTTCCGGAGGGTCTGCGGCTGGCGTTGCCGGCCGGGCAGCGCCGCCCGTGCCCGCAGCCGTCGTCGGCGCTGCCGGTGACCCCGGCCTGGTTCGGCGGCACCGGGGACGCCGTCGCCTGGAGCACGGTGGTGCCGCACAGCCCGGCCGCGGAGGTCTTCGCCGACCTGCTGGAGCGGTCGATGTTCCGTGACCTGCGCACCGTCGGCGGCATCTCCTACACCGCGGCGACCAGCATGCAGCGGATGGGACCCAACACCATGATCCTCGGGTACGCCGACGCCGTCCCGGACTCCCACCAGGCAGTGCTCGGCGGCATGATCGACGTGCTGGCCGCGTTCGGGGCGGGCCGCATCGACCGGGGTGACCTGGCCCTGTCGATCCGCCCGGACATCGAGGAGGACCTGCCGGAACAGGCGCTGAACGTGCTCGCCGGCCGGCCGGTCCAGTCCGCTGAGCAGCGGGCCGCCCAGATCGCCGCGGTCACGGCCGACGACATCGTGGCGGTCGCGCGGACGGCGTACGCCGCAGGGCTGTTGATGGTCCCGGACGGCACCAGCGCGCAGTGGGCCGGATACGTGACCGCCCCGCTCTGGTCGGAGGAGACGGTCAGCGGTACGGCGTATCCCGCGCGCACCCGCCGCAAGGCGCGCCTGATCGTCGCGCCCGACGGGGTGAGCCTGGTCGCCGGGGAGCAGCCGATCACCGTACGATTCGCCGCCTGTGCCCTGTATCGGGCCTGGCCGGACGGGGCGCGACAGCTGATCGGCCACGACGCGATCGCCGTGCACATCGAACCGGAGCTGTTCCGCAACGGCGTGAAGGCGATCGCCGAGTTGGACGCGCGGGTACCGGCCGGGTTGCGTGTCGACGAGCCGCCCCGCAGCCCGGAGGCCGTCCCGGTCGTCCGGCTGCGTGACCGGCTGCCCCGATTCGAGCGTTTCCACCTGATGGTCGCGCTGCTGATCGCCTACGTGATCACGGTGACCGGGCTGGTCCTCTGGCAGGAGAAGTACTACATCCAGCTGATCATGCACGTGACGTTCGCGGCCCTGGCGTTCCGCAACCTGCGCAACCGCCGCGCCCAGACACAGAGGAGATCCACGTGA
- a CDS encoding RidA family protein, whose amino-acid sequence MIDKFNPATVHEPSGYSHVTISSAGRLAHLAGQCPLDLSGKVVGLPGDHHAQTAQVITNCLAVLEAAGAKPGDVVRSIVYVVSPDSGVLSAVWDQLMESPLAESFTSASTLLGVASLGYRGQLIEIDLTAALRS is encoded by the coding sequence GTGATCGACAAGTTCAACCCGGCGACCGTGCACGAGCCGTCCGGCTACAGCCACGTGACGATCTCGTCGGCCGGGCGACTCGCGCACCTGGCCGGTCAGTGTCCGCTCGACCTGTCCGGGAAGGTCGTCGGCCTGCCCGGCGACCATCACGCGCAGACCGCCCAGGTGATCACCAACTGCCTCGCCGTCTTGGAGGCGGCCGGTGCGAAACCCGGCGATGTGGTGCGCTCGATCGTCTACGTGGTCAGCCCGGACAGCGGCGTCCTGTCCGCGGTCTGGGACCAGCTGATGGAGTCGCCGCTGGCCGAGTCCTTCACCAGCGCGAGCACCCTGCTCGGCGTCGCCTCCCTGGGCTACCGGGGCCAGCTGATCGAGATCGATCTGACCGCCGCTCTGCGATCTTGA
- a CDS encoding dihydrofolate reductase family protein, whose protein sequence is MAKVVSTLFISADGVAEIDPDWHFPYFDENMGRSVAEDYDTANVLLIGRGTYDSFAGAWPDREAAGGDDAPFAKQIGDLRKIVVSRQDLEFTWRNSELIGGELAASVAALKADPAIKGILIPGSIGVVQQLLAAGLVDELRLLIHPVAARKGRKLFDDGDSPYHLTVTATEVFPTGVIRVIYAPGEGPAPAGYADAVKQL, encoded by the coding sequence ATGGCCAAGGTCGTCTCCACACTGTTCATCTCCGCCGACGGGGTCGCCGAGATCGACCCGGACTGGCACTTCCCCTACTTCGACGAGAACATGGGGCGGTCCGTCGCCGAGGACTACGACACCGCCAACGTGCTCCTGATCGGGCGGGGGACGTACGACAGTTTCGCCGGTGCCTGGCCCGACCGGGAAGCCGCCGGCGGTGACGACGCGCCGTTCGCCAAGCAGATCGGTGACCTCCGCAAGATCGTCGTGTCCCGGCAGGACTTGGAGTTCACCTGGCGCAACAGCGAACTGATCGGTGGCGAACTCGCGGCGTCGGTGGCCGCCCTCAAAGCCGACCCGGCGATCAAGGGCATCCTCATCCCCGGTTCCATCGGGGTGGTCCAGCAGTTGCTCGCCGCCGGTCTGGTCGACGAGCTGCGGCTGCTGATCCACCCGGTCGCCGCCCGCAAGGGCCGCAAGCTGTTCGACGACGGCGACAGCCCCTACCACCTGACGGTGACGGCCACCGAGGTCTTCCCGACCGGTGTGATCCGGGTGATCTACGCCCCCGGCGAGGGCCCGGCCCCGGCCGGTTACGCCGACGCCGTCAAGCAGCTGTAG
- a CDS encoding helix-turn-helix domain-containing protein has translation MDDAPELLTIGRLARRTGLPVRTLRFWSDAGAIPPVARSAAGYRLYDAAAVARAGLVRTLRELGLPLDDVCRVLDGRATVAAVAAAQVTAIDARIRSLKVSRAVLSTVAKRDSTAEETALMNRLARLSAAERLQIIDDFKAEVFGRLDLEPGQRDRMRDLRIELPDDPTPDQVDAWIELAELVQDREFQTRMRVFLELATPAPGQPEPPGASIWWARQVVEIVAKARHDGTRPDSPAASDLITGMFNGSDPAAVLACLEAGIEAGAERYRCLVSRVRGQYSAPDATDDLHWLATALRTAAGR, from the coding sequence ATGGACGACGCACCCGAACTGCTCACGATCGGCCGGCTCGCCCGTCGCACCGGCCTTCCGGTGCGCACGCTGCGCTTCTGGTCGGACGCGGGAGCGATTCCGCCGGTGGCCCGTTCGGCCGCCGGCTACCGGTTGTACGACGCCGCCGCAGTGGCCCGGGCCGGCCTGGTCCGGACGTTGCGGGAGCTGGGTCTGCCGCTCGACGACGTGTGCCGGGTGCTCGACGGCCGGGCCACGGTGGCCGCGGTCGCCGCAGCGCAGGTGACGGCGATCGACGCCCGGATCCGCTCCCTCAAGGTCAGCCGGGCCGTGTTGTCCACCGTGGCGAAACGCGATTCCACCGCAGAGGAGACAGCACTGATGAACCGTTTGGCGCGGCTGTCGGCCGCCGAACGCCTCCAGATCATCGATGATTTCAAAGCCGAGGTGTTCGGCCGTCTCGACCTCGAACCGGGACAGCGCGACAGGATGCGCGACCTGCGTATCGAACTTCCCGACGATCCCACCCCCGACCAGGTGGACGCCTGGATCGAGCTGGCCGAACTGGTCCAGGACCGGGAGTTCCAGACCCGGATGCGCGTGTTCCTGGAGCTGGCGACCCCTGCACCCGGTCAGCCCGAACCGCCCGGCGCCAGCATCTGGTGGGCCAGACAGGTCGTCGAGATCGTCGCGAAGGCCAGACACGACGGAACCCGCCCCGACTCTCCGGCCGCGTCCGACCTGATCACAGGCATGTTCAACGGCTCCGATCCGGCCGCCGTGCTGGCATGTCTGGAGGCCGGCATCGAGGCGGGCGCGGAGAGATACCGCTGCCTGGTCTCCCGAGTCCGCGGCCAGTACAGCGCCCCGGACGCCACCGACGACCTCCACTGGCTGGCAACCGCTCTTCGCACGGCCGCCGGCCGGTAG
- a CDS encoding RNA polymerase sigma factor codes for MNVEWFTGLFDEHAPGLWRFLARQVDAVQAEDLVAETFLTAWTAREQYRAERGSGRAWLYGIAVNLLRRHHRVQAQQSRMSLRLVGRSRFDEGAGERERVEERLDARTRVAGLASAIAALADGDREVLLLNSLAGFDTREIAAALGVPEGTVRSRLHRVRRDLREADLEGTS; via the coding sequence ATGAACGTGGAGTGGTTCACCGGGCTCTTCGATGAGCATGCGCCGGGGCTGTGGCGGTTCCTGGCCCGTCAGGTGGACGCCGTGCAGGCCGAGGATCTGGTGGCGGAGACGTTTCTGACCGCGTGGACGGCTCGTGAGCAGTACCGGGCGGAACGGGGCAGCGGCCGGGCCTGGCTCTACGGCATCGCCGTCAACCTGTTGCGCCGGCATCACCGGGTGCAGGCCCAGCAGTCGCGGATGTCGTTGCGGCTGGTCGGGCGGTCCCGGTTCGACGAGGGGGCCGGGGAGAGGGAGCGGGTCGAGGAGCGTCTCGATGCCCGTACCAGAGTCGCTGGTCTTGCCTCTGCCATCGCGGCCCTCGCCGACGGTGACCGGGAGGTCCTCCTGTTGAACAGCCTCGCCGGGTTCGACACCCGGGAGATCGCCGCCGCCCTCGGTGTCCCGGAGGGCACCGTCCGGTCCCGGCTGCACCGGGTGCGGCGTGACCTGCGCGAAGCCGACCTGGAAGGAACGTCATGA
- a CDS encoding CU044_5270 family protein gives MTDDLDVAINDLYPVPEGGIKSLRRVRARVVPQPRRLLRWPYSAAAAVVLAVAVIVVVVRGGAPDGAMVEVAQTLNTAADAQIRTVDEPVPAGKYRYIATHAMDTGWGPAPTLFGSRVETWVPADPSGVWFRRVGDTGERIPLTGSTAAGGPGVTDERLSGPCGRFRPGEGDGDMCLSEGSWQVPTAVFIAGLPRDPEHLFDRLRSDTDGHGSDGDQEVLVYAADALRSGLLPADLRAAIYRALTRLSALKITERAATLDGHTGTALGVTGAGQRQEIVIDPETGVFIGERKRLSEETEGVKAGTMVGSSTVIYGIADEPWQRPAN, from the coding sequence ATGACCGACGACCTGGACGTGGCCATCAACGATCTCTATCCGGTGCCGGAGGGCGGGATCAAAAGCTTGCGGCGGGTACGGGCCCGCGTGGTCCCGCAACCACGCCGCCTCCTCCGGTGGCCGTATTCGGCAGCGGCGGCGGTGGTTCTGGCGGTGGCGGTGATCGTGGTCGTGGTGCGAGGTGGTGCCCCGGACGGCGCGATGGTCGAGGTGGCGCAGACGTTGAACACCGCCGCCGACGCCCAGATCCGCACGGTGGACGAGCCGGTGCCGGCCGGGAAGTACCGCTACATCGCCACGCACGCGATGGACACCGGTTGGGGTCCCGCGCCGACGCTGTTCGGCAGCCGGGTCGAGACCTGGGTGCCCGCCGACCCGTCGGGGGTGTGGTTCCGGCGGGTCGGCGACACCGGCGAACGCATCCCGCTGACGGGATCCACCGCGGCCGGCGGGCCGGGAGTCACCGACGAGCGACTGAGCGGACCGTGCGGGCGATTCCGGCCTGGCGAAGGCGACGGCGACATGTGCCTGAGCGAGGGCAGTTGGCAGGTACCCACCGCCGTGTTCATCGCCGGTCTTCCCCGTGACCCGGAGCATCTCTTCGACCGGTTGCGGAGCGACACCGACGGCCACGGTTCCGATGGGGACCAGGAGGTTCTCGTGTACGCGGCGGACGCCCTGCGCAGTGGTCTGCTTCCGGCCGATCTGCGGGCCGCGATCTACCGGGCGCTGACCCGGCTGTCCGCCCTGAAGATCACCGAGCGGGCCGCGACTCTCGACGGTCACACCGGAACGGCCTTGGGTGTCACGGGCGCCGGCCAGCGGCAGGAGATCGTCATCGACCCGGAGACGGGTGTCTTCATCGGCGAGCGGAAGCGGCTCAGCGAGGAGACGGAGGGGGTGAAGGCGGGCACGATGGTCGGTTCGAGCACGGTCATCTACGGCATCGCCGACGAGCCCTGGCAGCGGCCGGCGAACTGA